The stretch of DNA GAAATTTTCCTGCTCGCAACCGTATTATTGCTGGTTTGTGTCGCGCAGTTATTATTATGGAAGCTCCGATTAAATCTGGTGCTTTAATTACTGCTAATTTTGCTAATGATTTTGGTCGTGATGTTTATGTTTTACCTGGTTCTTTAGACAACGAACAGTCTCTTGGTTGTTTGGGTTTATTAAATCGAGGTGCAAACGTTATTTTAAGTGAAGATCATTTATTAGAAATGCTGGGAACTATACCTAAGTTCGATTTAAAACTAAATCAAACTAAAACTCAACCAACAGAGTCGCAACAGCTATCTTTACCCCAATTAGAACCAGAATTAGCTCAAATTATTAACTTGATGACTCATGAAGCTATCTCTTTTGATTTGTTAGTTGAACAAACAGGTTTAGCTACTAGTACAGTTTTAGCTTCTTTGTCTCAGTTAGAGTTAATGGGATTAATTACTCAGTTGCCAGGAATGCGTTATAGCACTACGTCATAAGGTTAGGACATTTTACAGCAGTTTTCAATTATATAGACCACAAGCGAGAAGTAAAAAGCGCTTCGGCGTTTTGAGTGAAACGAAGGATCAAAGTAGCAATTAACAATCAGTTATCAATCAATTATCAACATAAACCAGGAAAATGAACCGTATCTCATTAATCTGAGAACCGCTATAAGTTGGTTGTTACAATCAGATATTGAATAAAAAACTTATTAGATAGAACGACAACCAATCAGATTACTTAATTTAATCCAATCTTCAAGACTCAGATTTTCTGCCCGACTTTGAGAATTTAGATTTAGTTGTTCTAATAATTGAATCAAATCATCAGGTGCAATGACACTAGATAAGTTGTTGCGTAACATTTTACGACGATTAGCAAAACCAAGTTTGATCAAACTGTCAAGTAAGCGAGGATTGTCAGCAGGTTCGCTAATAGTTCTAGGATGCAAACGTATAACTACTGAATCAACTTTGGGCGGTGGAGAAAAAGCTTTGGCAGGAACATGATAAATTAATTCACAACTAGCTAAATACTGAACTCTCAGGGATAATGCCCCATAAGCTTTAGTGCCAGGAGAAGCAGTTAATCTTTCGCCTACTTCTTGTTGTACTAATAAAACGATTGATTGATAAGCTGTAGTTGCTGGTTGAGAAATTTTACCTAAAAGTTTTTCGAGGATAGGACCAGTAATATTGTAAGGAATATTAGCAACTATTTTATTGGGCTGCTGAAATGAAGGAAAAGATTCTAGTAATTCAGTCAAATTTAGTTTCAGAAAATCGCCTTGTAGTAAGAGAAAATTATCTTCTTTACCTAACTTTTGAGTGAGTTTTTGACATAAATTACGGTCAATTTCAACTGCGACTAAAGATTCTACTAAGGGTAAAAGACGACGAGTTAAAATACCAGTGCCAGGGCCAATTTCTAAAATACGATCGCTTGATGTTAATTGTGCTGCTGCTACAATTTGATTTAATGCTATTTCACTACGTAACCAGTGTTGACCAAAACGTTTATTGGGACGAAATTGAGAACGAGATTGGGTTGATTTATTGACAGTCATTCCAGAAATAAAAAATTAAGAGCAAGAAATGCGGTCGCGCTTGGTGGGATTGAAATAATTATTGATAAGCTAAAGCTAGCATTAGTTTTACCTTCAAAAGAAAAAAAAAATACGTTTTGGGATTATATCAGGTTGGCAATCTACTAATCGAGAAATAGATTTGCTTTAATTCTCGTTCCTAAATTACTGTATTTACTTTAAAAGCTCTTTATAGGGTCAAATTTAATAAATTCTTTCCACATTTCCTGCTTTAACCCAACCTTCTTGTGCGCTCCAAGGTAAACGAACTCGTTGCCATTGTTTATCTTGTGATTCTTCAAGAATGATAATTTCGGCATTATGTTCAATACCGCCAATTCGCGCAGCACTTAAATCTGGTTCGTCTCGTAAACTTAATCCTTGCTCCCAAGTAACACGAGCTTTATAGGCATTAGGTGGTAATACTTCTTCTTCTGGTTTTTCTTTAGTGGGAATCGTTTTAGGTTCAAAATTGGCTGAGGTGGTTTCCTCAGGAGAAGTAGCAGGTTTCTTTGCTTCAGTTTGATTTTCTGATGGTGGTTGTGCTGTTTCTTCTGAAAATACTGGTTTTGGAGGGATTTGGGTCATTTTGGAAACGTATAAAAAACCAAGCCCAACAGCCGTACCTGAAATCAGGATAATTCCCAAAATAAACCCTAAAATAAACTGAAAAATTGTTGAAATTCGCCCAATCATCTTGAAATTGTTAATTAAGTTGACTTTGAATGCGATCGCTTAAACTGCTTTTACGGGATGCTAAACGAGCTTTTCCTGCTGCTGCCCAGTTTTGCAAGAATTCAATTTGTTCTTGGGCTGTTCTCGCTAGAGGAACAATTTGACTGGCAGCTTCGAGGATATCTTCTGTGGTGAAGTCGCGATTTTGACTAAAGCCAAGATGCATTGCTTCTATCAGAGTTTGTTCGATCTCTGCTCCCGAAAAGTCTGGCGTTTCATATGCTAACCGCTTCAAGTCATAATTGCCCAGATTATGAGGACGTAATTTAACTAAATGTACTTTAAAAATGGCTTGTCTTTCCTCTTGATTGGGTAAACCGACAAAAAAGATTTCGTCAAATCTTCCCTTGCGCAACATTTCTGGGGGTAAAGCTTGGATATTATTAGCTGTAGCTACCACAAAAACAGGAGATTTTTTTTCGGCGAGCCAAGTAATAAATGTTCCAAACACACGGCTGGTTGTACCAGAGTCTCCTTTGGCATCAAAACCACCAAAAGCTTTATCAATCTCATCAATCCATAAAATACAGGGAGCAAGGGCTTCTGCTAGGTTGATCATTTGTCTGGTACGCGATTCTGACTCCCCTACTAATCCTCCAAATAATCGTCCCACATCCAAACGTAATAGGGGTAAATGCCAA from Stanieria cyanosphaera PCC 7437 encodes:
- a CDS encoding SH3 domain-containing protein; this translates as MIGRISTIFQFILGFILGIILISGTAVGLGFLYVSKMTQIPPKPVFSEETAQPPSENQTEAKKPATSPEETTSANFEPKTIPTKEKPEEEVLPPNAYKARVTWEQGLSLRDEPDLSAARIGGIEHNAEIIILEESQDKQWQRVRLPWSAQEGWVKAGNVERIY
- the rsmA gene encoding 16S rRNA (adenine(1518)-N(6)/adenine(1519)-N(6))-dimethyltransferase RsmA, translated to MTVNKSTQSRSQFRPNKRFGQHWLRSEIALNQIVAAAQLTSSDRILEIGPGTGILTRRLLPLVESLVAVEIDRNLCQKLTQKLGKEDNFLLLQGDFLKLNLTELLESFPSFQQPNKIVANIPYNITGPILEKLLGKISQPATTAYQSIVLLVQQEVGERLTASPGTKAYGALSLRVQYLASCELIYHVPAKAFSPPPKVDSVVIRLHPRTISEPADNPRLLDSLIKLGFANRRKMLRNNLSSVIAPDDLIQLLEQLNLNSQSRAENLSLEDWIKLSNLIGCRSI